The proteins below are encoded in one region of Triticum aestivum cultivar Chinese Spring chromosome 1B, IWGSC CS RefSeq v2.1, whole genome shotgun sequence:
- the LOC123122420 gene encoding probable inactive receptor kinase At5g16590, whose protein sequence is MDKQRRELRLRQSLVVPWVVVVMVGAAVATAELAESELEEFRDERGGLVALRDGLRSAKDLHSNWTGPPCHGGRSRWYGVSCDGDGRVVGVRLDGVQLTGALPAGALRGVARLATLSLRDNAIQGALPGLAGLDRLRVIDLSSNRFSGPIPRRYAAELLALTRLELQDNLLNGTVPAFAQGELTVFNVSYNFLQGEVPGTRALRRFPASAFGHNLKLCGEAVNAACGSGSLSADDGAPSAGNRDDRVVRPADHDARGRAARKSRRFRLAAWSVVAIALIAAMVPFAAVLIFLHQTKKSREVRLGGRATPTGAPDIKDKAEQSKLSGSGSGSSSGSRNAQAQLLFFRADKAAGFDLDDLFRSTAEMLGKGRLGITYRVTLEAGPVVVLVKRLRNMGHVPRKDFAHTMQLLGKLRHENVVEVVACYHSKEEKLAVYEHVPGRSLFELLHENRGEGRMPLPWPARLSIAKGMARGLAYLHRTMPFFHRPPHGNLKSSNVIILSTPSGKHQHPRVVPKLTDYGFHPLLPHHAHRLAAAKCPEYARGKRPSSRADVFCFGLVLLEVVTGKLPVDEADGDMAEWARLALSHEWSTDILDVEIVGELERHGDMLRLTEVALMCAAVEPDRRPKMPDVVRMIDEIGGGVEEKGRWELVVG, encoded by the exons ATGGATAAGCAGAGGCGCGAGCTCCGGCTACGGCAATCGCTGGTGGTTCCATGGGTTGTCGTGGTCATGGTGGGAGCTGCCGTGGCGACGGCTGAGTTGGCGGAGTCGGAGCTGGAGGAGTTCCGCGACGAGCGGGGCGGGCTGGTGGCGCTGCGCGACGGCCTGCGCTCGGCCAAGGACCTGCACTCCAACTGGACGGGCCCGCCGTGCCACGGCGGGCGGAGCCGGTGGTACGGCGTCTCCTGCGACGGCGACGGGCGCGTGGTGGGCGTCAGGCTCGACGGGGTTCAGCTCACGGGCGCGCTCCCCGCTGGCGCGCTCCGCGGCGTCGCGCGGCTTGCCACGCTCAGCCTGCGTGACAACGCCATCCAGGGCGCGCTCCCGGGGCTTGCCGGGCTGGACCGGCTCCGCGTCATCGACCTGTCGAGCAACCGCTTCTCGGGCCCGATACCGCGCCGGTATGCGGCGGAGCTCCTCGCGCTCACGCGGCTCGAGCTCCAGGACAACCTGCTCAACGGCACCGTGCCGGCGTTCGCGCAGGGCGAGCTCACCGTCTTCAACGTGTCCTACAACTTCCTCCAGGGCGAGGTCCCGGGTACGCGTGCGCTCCGCCGGTTCCCCGCAAGCGCTTTCGGCCACAACCTCAAGCTCTGCGGCGAGGCCGTGAACGCCGCGTGCGGTTCGGGTTCGCTCTCAGCCGACGATGGAGCCCCATCTGCCGGCAACCGCGACGATCGGGTCGTCAGGCCGGCCGACCACGACGCCCGCGGGCGGGCTGCGCGCAAGTCAAGGCGCTTCAGGCTGGCTGCGTGGAGCGTCGTGGCGATCGCCCTGATCGCCGCGATGGTGCCGTTCGCGGCCGTGCTCATCTTCCTGCATCAGACCAAGAAGTCCCGAGAGGTTCGTCTCGGTGGCCGTGCCACGCCGACAGGAGCGCCGGATATCAAGGATAAAGCCGAGCAAAGCAAGTTGagtggcagcggcagcggcagcagcagcggtaGCCGGAACGCGCAGGCGCAGCTGCTGTTCTTCCGTGCGGACAAGGCGGCCGGCTTCGACCTCGACGACCTGTTCCGTTCGACGGCGGAGATGCTGGGCAAGGGCCGGCTGGGGATCACCTACCGCGTGACGCTCGAGGCCGGCCCCGTCGTCGTCCTGGTGAAGCGGTTGCGCAACATGGGTCACGTGCCGCGCAAGGACTTCGCGCACACCATGCAGCTGCTGGGCAAGCTCCGGCACGAGAACGTGGTCGAGGTCGTCGCGTGCTACCACTCCAAGGAGGAGAAGCTCGCCGTCTACGAACACGTGCCCGGGCGCAGCCTCTTCGAGCTCCTGCACG AGAACAGAGGCGAAGGCAGGATGCCGCTGCCGTGGCCGGCGAGGCTGTCGATAGCGAAGGGAATGGCGCGCGGGCTGGCGTACCTGCACCGGACAATGCCGTTTTTCCACCGGCCGCCGCACGGCAACCTCAAGTCGTCCAACGTGATCATCTTGTCGACGCCCAGCGGCAAGCACCAGCATCCGCGCGTGGTGCCGAAGCTCACGGACTATGGCTTCCACCCGCTGCTCCCGCACCACGCGCACAGGCTGGCCGCGGCCAAGTGCCCGGAGTACGCGCGCGGCAAGCGACCGTCGTCCCGAGCCGACGTGTTCTGCTTCGGCCTCGTGCTGCTGGAGGTGGTGACGGGGAAGTTGCCGGTGGACGAGGCTGACGGCGACATGGCGGAGTGGGCGCGTCTGGCGCTGAGCCACGAGTGGTCCACGGACATACTCGACGTGGAGATCGTCGGCGAGCTGGAGCGGCACGGGGACATGCTGAGGCTCACGGAGGTCGCGCTGATGTGCGCTGCTGTCGAGCCCGACAGGCGGCCCAAGATGCCCGACGTCGTCAGGATGATCGACGAGATCGGTGGCGGCGTGGAGGAGAAAGGGAGGTGGGAGCTCGTCGTAGGATGA